TTGACTGGACAGTGAAAAGTGCTCTCTATGTGACAAATGTTTGGAAGGAAGGAGTTGAAAAATTAGAGAGCTTGGTGATATCAAAAAGAAATTTTGTATGCCTATAAATAGGGAACGTGCATTAAGGAGGTAAATATAGATTTTTGCAAACAGGTCTAACTACCTTCTTCTGGAAGGAGATGTGCGGGAAGGAGCGAAAATCAAAGCCATATCCATTGACCAGGAGCACCTGCACAAAGGCAGAGACTGTGCAGTAGTCCTTCAAATGGCTTTCATGACCCTGAAATTGATTTCTCATCTAGggcaaagaaaatgaaatagaaaGTTGAGAGGAATATCTGAAAGTAATTTAATAAAGGTTggctaaataaataagttaaatattcaatattgcttcatttacaaaaataaaaataaaaaagtgtatatataaaataacatcttCATATAAGATAGAGTAAGTTCTCTTAATCTGAGAATCTGAGGCTCTCAATCATTGGTCGATTGCTGAGATATGGGGAAAGTCATCTCAGAATAGCAGGGCTCAAAATTAGCTCAGCAGGGCAGTACCTTCTCAAAGCTCATGTTGCAGACAACATGGGTAGCCTCCTCTAAATATTCTGGGGACGTGATGCTGATGCCTGTTGCTTCCTGAAGAAAGGAATGGGTgtagaaaaatgcagaaaatgccTGTgccagagaaagaaaaaatggtgACGGAGAGAGAAAGATCAATAATCAAATAAGCAATAAGCAAAATTGTAATAGTGACACGTGCAATCTGAGTGAGTAACATGCAATCTGACACTGAGTGCCCAGAAAATgaattcatgatttattttaatgctttgagCTGTCACACTTAATAACTGCTTACATGTTAAAATAAccagtaaagacattaatgttGCCAAAGGCAAGAGAGACAAAGGAACAAATTGCATGTTATGCTggttgataaaatatatattaagcacTCTAGAAACTCGTACCATAAAGTTTCCAGTAATGTTGGGCTGGAAGACTCCATCAAAAGAGCATCTGGAATAAGAACAGTTGTTTAAAGAGAAGAGACGAGAAACATTTCCCAGGCATTGATCGTAGTTTCCTGTGCCTTTGATTTGCAGGACATCATCAGGTTTATAAGGAGTTTGTCTTTTATTGCATGGAGTATCAAACACACTGCTCAGCTTTACGGAGTCACTGTAACCTGCAGGATAGCAGGGATGAACTATGGAGTGGTCTGAACCCTGAATCTATAAGATATAAAGAGGAAACATCAGAAGATATACTctaaatatgatcaaataagttcatttagactaaagGTCTGCACTTAACCTTGATCAGAAGTGCGAGCAGTCTGAGTAACACCTGGTCTCTCCCATAACACAGAAAGCTCTGAGTGTAAATCTGATAGTCTCGTCCGTACAGCCGTAGTTTCATCAGATTGTCCTTGTTCTCCACTGTCTGTTTAGTTTCAAAGGTGATCTGAGTAGAAGCTCCACCAAAGTCTAGAGCACCAACTGTGTCTCTGCCTGGAGAGAGCCACTGACCCACAAAACCATACtagagaaatgaaagagaaaaatgtaGGGTAATGGCCAGTACCAAATATAGTAAAGGACATTCAGATGTTGTGAGATACGCAGAATGGCTAACACTGTACCTTGATGTAATTCTCAAGCAGGTAGTTTACTGTGACCCATCCATAAGCTCCCTCCTCTTGTCCACTTAAGATTGTGGCCCCTTTGAAGCTGAATGGGTAGGTCTTCAGTTTGTCTGCCACTTCTTTCAAAACCGCATCAGACTCTTTGGGTTTAGAAATACTGTGTGATATgacacaaatgcatttttgttttttttttctgaaaaattccacttttaatacaatctcttctctctctctatacttttttcaggattctttgatggatagaaagttcaaagaacagcatttacatgAAACTAAACCATTTTTAACACTATAactgtcttttctgtcacttttgaccaattttatCTATCATTGCTGATCAAaaggtttaatgtttttttttttttattaacaattttactgatcccaaacaaaCGGTAGTGTGTATTGCAACTTATACGAGGTAAGTTATATAGGATAATGATAAATCTGTGGTTATAAAAGCAGCTTTAGTCACAAAGGGGTGAGCTTTCTGACTCACTTCAGTAGTCTCATGCCCGCTGTGGCCCCGAGATACACAGGTGTGAGTTTGTGTCTTGACTTTGGGATCTCCTGCGTGGCTTTTTCCATGCATTCCTCAAGACTACTGGCTGCTCCTCCTTTGTTACCAGCATAACTGGAGATCCCACCTCCTGATTAGAGAAAATGAGAGAGGTAGAGAGAGGTCAATTCATCAGACAACTGAAACGAATAACAGAATTCCTCTTAATATCTTATGAACTCTGCATTTGCAAGATCTATCAGTTCCTATTTTACTGCCTGGAATGCCACAGACACTTGACTACCATAAATGCAACCAGACATGTTTTTAGGTGACTATTCCAGATGCTTCCGTAGAACATTGCCACTCAGCAATATTTGAGGGGTACTAGGAGTTCAAGATCCTAATTCTGTGAATGTCAGATCTCTAAAGAAGAGTGGAAGACTGAACCAAAGTGATGAAATTTTAAAAGGGCAAACTTAAGGCACCACCACAAAAAAAGGAAGCAGGCAACAATGTGTTGCAATTCAGCACTCTTCTTAACAATGCCATATCTCAGTCCAAATGAACTTTAATGCAAATGTTCAagcagtggaaaaaaaatcaagaactAATTCATTACAATACATTCATATAATGAAGTAAAACATCTGATGTTGTCGTTTGGATTTTGTAATGTCTGTTCTGTGAGTGACTTTTGAGGAGtgtgatacattttaaaacaaagatttgagtaatttgtttctaaaaaaagaataaaatgaagacaaaacaatgtattttgagCTACAGTATTGCACAAGGTTTTAGCAGTCTCACATCCCTGTTGGatcattctttttctttcagttgtATTGCCTTACATTTAGTCTCATAACAGATATTTTTATCCAAGAGACTTTCAAATGAGGAATATCATTAGCCATTTATCATTAAATACTCACCCTTGGCATGACACTCGCTGTGTTGACTGACTACGCCGGTACCGTTCTGCTTGTCTGCTGGCCATTTGTAGATGAAAATGGTTGTATGAGAGGATCCAGCGTCCAGGACGATTCCATACTGAGAACaaacacaacagcaaaaaaatgAGGCTAAAAACCTGTGGTGACAAGAATTTGGTTGCAAGGGGAGACATgcatacacagacacactgcCAAAATATACACCTTGAATTTGCTTTTATGCAAATGATTTTATCCACCaaaaaagaacacattaaattcaaaagtgacaataaaacatttataatggtacgacaatggtttctatttcaaataaatgctgttcctttgaactttctattcaacaaaaaatcctgaaaaacatgcatcacagtttgcacaaaaacaaatttagcagcacaacattgataataataagaaacgtttcttgacCACCAAATTTTTAGCATTGAAACATGGACTGAACAACATGATTGAAGTCTGACATGAGTTTATTGATCATTGATTAATCAGTTTGGTATTTTATTTCAGACTTTACTCCTGGATGGAGGATTCTATGCAGAGTCACACTTCAACTACGTTTAATGGTGCAACACTCAAATATTTAGTAGTGTGTAAATTCTAATGTAGGAACGATTTACGACTAACTATAAGTTATAACTTGCACATAACTGTTGTAACCTGCTCCAGGTAATTTGGGTCTCATGCTGCTAAAAACAGGGTGTGTAGTTGAGAATTAGATGTGGGAACTGATTTACACAGTTTTCACAGAGGAGctgaaaatcacataaaaaaaaaatctcctcttTGGTTAGAATATGATTTTGTaacttatttaaacatattagATGCAGTTAATACTTGAGGTTTTCTGACTAATTAACCTGTCCAATTTACAACTCTACTAGATGCATCTTGTtgctttaaaaactcatttattttgaattttaaatggtCAGGCCTCCTCCATAGCTAATTCATAATGTAATGCTGATTATTCAAGTGAACATGACTCACTTCTCTAGCCGCCTTTGCAAATATGAATATGATTTACTTAAACACTTTTTTGAAGTAGTGTAAAATGTTTGCTCTATGATTATAACAAATGTTTAACAACCTAAAGATCAAGAAATAACAAGCGTCATTTACATATGCCACAGACTCTCGTTTTCATCCCTTCCTTTAAACGCACACACCTGCAGTACACCTGCTTCCCAAAGGATTATGTATTTTAGGCAAGACACTGCCTGAACTTTATTCATTCATGCAAACCATGATAATCTCTTCAAAGTACATATATCTTGCCTTCCAGACTTTGTCTACAGTTTGCATACAGCCATTTTAGCTTAGTATAATAACAGCGTCTAGCAGCTCTTAAGTTCAATAGGCAACTCAAAACATGTTCAAGTTTGCCTTTCTATGTCAATGTTACTCTGCTTAGATTGTGCCATCAGTCACCTGTGTACCTAGTCTTCAAGAAATGATGTTACCCTGAAGCTAAACGGAATTGTCCAAATATACTGAAGGACTGTTAAGTAATTTAACAGTAATGGGTGTGTACGAGCAACATACTGGAACAAATACTATATGCAGAATTGCCAgatgttcaaaaacacaatgaCTCACTGTCATGTTTCTAAGAAGGAAAAGGGATTAGAGCATTGAATCAAAACGGCTGGGAAATACAAACAATGGGATCCAGCCAATATGAACAAGAGCTTTTATGCGTGTGAGACTGTAAATCAAAAAGAGAGTGCAGCTGGAGAAATATAACTCAACCTCTACTatcagacaaaaaataataatctaaatttaGTTTGGCAAGTTGGCTATCAGGTATAATTACATTGCATGGTCATGCAGGCAAaagcaattaataattaatatttgttatgAAATATTCTTGTTGTAAGAGCTTTTGTCATTCTGAACACTTTATCATTTGTATGACAACATTATATAGAAATGAACTAACTTCAATATAACTGACAAGAGCATGTAAAATCTATTATGAATGCTCTAATTAAACATAAGATTCTATAAGGAATACAAATCATCTGCACTAAACTTTTATTGTTGTCTGGGTGGTCATTTACAAAAAGTATGTAAAGgtgtatttcattatttgtgaGGGTCTATTTTAAGCACTGTGACAGTTTAAAACTGTCCTGATGGATAATGATCATTAAACTGCACTCTATTATGAGCTAACATGAACCATGTCAAAGATTTATGATCATTAGCTCTGAGCTGACGTCGATGATGTTCCAAAAAACAGCGTGGCCATGCTAATCTGAAATGGCACAAATTTGGCAGCAGGAACATACACCAAATTTGACAacattaactatttatttatttatttatttatttattttttgtctttcataaaaaaaaagtatacaccatctgaaagcttaataaataagctttccattgatgtattgtttgttagccaatatttggttgagatacaactatttgaaaatctggaatctgagggtgcaaaaaatctaaatattgagaaaatcacctttaaagttgtccaaatgaagttcatagcaatgcatattactaatcaaaaattaagtttttatatatttatggtaggaaatgaacaaaatatcttaatggaacatgatctttaggcctacttaatatcctaatgatttttggcataaaataaaaatagatcattttgacccattcaatgtattgttggctatttcttatatacccatgctacttatggctggttttgtggtccagggtcacaaatatatgtagagagagagagagagagagagagagagagagagagagagagagagagagagagagagagagagagagagagagagagagaggcgtcatgcccattcagAGAAAGGGGgcacgtgccccctcagatttttttttgagggggggttttttttgatgcttcttaaagaagaaaaatagtagaataatatttttttttttttttgatataataaCGCCGGCATGATTAAATTGTTAATCGCGTCGTATCAGCTTCGAAAATTCAAATCTGTGTTCGCTGGCTGGCGCTGCCAGATACAGATgcgtttttacagcatttaaccaatcacacactatgctgttgagcttatgaatgcaatgaccaatcagaggtgttcagatgagtcatcgctaaaataCCGGTGTTTTCTTCACTCACTCGCTGTCTAAATACCTCTTTCTAGCGAATTCTCTCGTTACAACAAATTACAGATGTGTGTATGAATCTGTAAGTAATATAttaatgttctttgctctctttctgtacaatgaaagtgttataagtagcctaacttacaatgtttttatttatattctattcattttattcatgttaaattcacattaaatataaagtcagtcgtattaaaaatatgttatggcatgacacccatctgttacttaagtaaacagacaggtttttatgtaTAGTTAATAGACTTCATTAGACAACTTTGACCATCGCCCACTATCAACTAGCATAATCTGTAAATGTGagaatatttcatgatatagttaatgCAGAATGTttcgaataaaaaggaaaaactaaataaaatatcagttctattttggctgctgtgtgtcacatgatgacaaccccccccccacccccactccCCCACCCCCACTCCCACTCCCACTCGTGCCCCCTGAAAAATGAGTGCATGAcgcccctatatatatatatatatatatatatatatatatatatatatatatatatgctggctatattgaaaaaaaaaaaccaattggGCTTAGAGAAAAggcttttattcttttattttaacttttgcaGTTTTCAATCTGAGAAAGAATCTCCATGGTTTCTCAGGTGGTCCACACTAAAGAGCCTTCTAAGCTGTACAAAATCAAACCTCACCGTGAGCAAGACAAGACAGCTGAAACTGCAGAGGAAGCGCTCGTGGTTAACTGATCGATACCGAACACATAAGCTGCTTATTTGTTGTCAAGGTCTTATAACGCGGTCAGCGTAACGTCGCGGCAATGTGCAATGTTCCCTTCACCTCTTTCGGGTTTGTAGCATGTGTGTGTCACGaatgagaaaaatattattaccataaaCTCTGGCGTCTCTTTGACGTCTTCAGTGGGTACGACTAGCAGCAGAATGCCACAGACTGCGAGAAACAGAGCCGCAGTAGCAGTAATGATCCGACATTGCTGTTGGTTACCCATGGATACCATCCACGCGACGCGGTCCACACAAGACAAATGACTGCGTCTGCGACGACATTCGTTGGCAAGCCAGGTACTATTGTGACGTGTGTTAAATACAGGAGGCAAACCCAAGTGGGCATGGCACTAACATTCTTTCTCGTCATGTGTCCGTGGCGCAACAGGTCCTCGCCAATAAATCATATAGTCTACTTCATGCTTCATATGATTATAAAAGCTATGAAACATTAAAGAGTTACTGCCCAGGGCAAAATATTCAGATCGGTCAACACACGGTCACATTTGTGACAACATTCCCCAGTAGCATGTCGCTCTATAAGGGTTACAGTAGTCTTTATGGTTTTTTTAGGCTATTAAAACAGTTACGAAGCACATATTAAGTAAAAAGAATGTAGGTTACTAAAATAGGCTTATCAAATCAATAATTGTTAGAAATAATATAgtgtgtaaattaaataacatttaaaacacacgTCACAGTTTCCTccagtatcctaaaaaaaaacaaaaaaaaacatactcagcCACTGATTTAAAATCCACCTTTATTATATAGTTGACTTCTGTGAATGTATACTAGTGTGGTTGATTAtatgattataatattataattttacttaGAAGACAAATTCTTCTACAGCttatattcctttaaattttgAGTGGTGAAGaagattaacaaaattaaaaaacaaacaaacaagtatttatagataattttgatctccactgttaACTGCTTTttgaaagaacacacacacacacacttgtgaaaTTTAACTTGaatctacattttattttctgagaTGTAACCCTTGTGACAACATATTTGTGTGATGATTGGCCCCACTAGTCTGTCAACTTTTGTCACAAAAACCACACTGCATTTTGTGTGAGGTGTTCCACACACAATGTCTGACAGCCATTTGCACTCATACTTGGAAGCTGTGCATCGTAGTTGATGCTTTGATGAAAGCTAcaatgacttttgtttttttccgtTGTTTGAATGTGTGGTTAATGTTGCAGTCTGTGCAGATGTGTGTGAAGTGCTAAGCAGACAAACAAGGCTGCATGGCAGGTTGTGTTGCGTCAAACAAGAAAAAGATCTTGAGATCCTTGTTTTTAGACAAGGTTTATCTCTTATTCTGCAATAAAACTGTCACCAGGATggtaaacaaattacaaaaacattgaaGGTGCAACATGACCATTATCGCACTGTGCTCATACTGCAGTGCAGGAGATGTAGCCTATTGGAAACTATGAGCAGATGCATAGTCATTTGTCATAGAAAATGCTTGTGTGGCaagagaatttatttaaaatttaagtagGACCTGCGTTATGCGACGTAAACAAATTATAACCACAGACAATATGAATCATTGAACAGAGCTATTATAATTTAACAACTATTTTCATTCCACGTTATATTCATATGTCTACAAGTGCTACTGATAATTCATCT
The sequence above is drawn from the Cyprinus carpio isolate SPL01 chromosome B5, ASM1834038v1, whole genome shotgun sequence genome and encodes:
- the LOC109061149 gene encoding ectonucleoside triphosphate diphosphohydrolase 2-like, encoding MVSMGNQQQCRIITATAALFLAVCGILLLVVPTEDVKETPEFMYGIVLDAGSSHTTIFIYKWPADKQNGTGVVSQHSECHAKGGGISSYAGNKGGAASSLEECMEKATQEIPKSRHKLTPVYLGATAGMRLLNISKPKESDAVLKEVADKLKTYPFSFKGATILSGQEEGAYGWVTVNYLLENYIKYGFVGQWLSPGRDTVGALDFGGASTQITFETKQTVENKDNLMKLRLYGRDYQIYTQSFLCYGRDQVLLRLLALLIKIQGSDHSIVHPCYPAGYSDSVKLSSVFDTPCNKRQTPYKPDDVLQIKGTGNYDQCLGNVSRLFSLNNCSYSRCSFDGVFQPNITGNFMAFSAFFYTHSFLQEATGISITSPEYLEEATHVVCNMSFEKMRNQFQGHESHLKDYCTVSAFVQVLLVNGYGFDFRSFPHISFQKKAGGTSVGWSLGYMLSLSNLLPAEDVLLRKSLRSGAWSALIVLFCFLLIVALYFLLRAIRKKDTGNVI